One window of the Nothobranchius furzeri strain GRZ-AD chromosome 3, NfurGRZ-RIMD1, whole genome shotgun sequence genome contains the following:
- the cryaa gene encoding alpha-crystallin A chain: MDIAIQHPWFRRALGSFYPARLFDQFFGEGIFDYDLFPYASSTISPYYRHSLFRNILDSSNSGISQVRSDRDKFTVYLDVKHFSPEELSVKVTEDYVEIQGKHGERQDDHGYIAREFHRRYRLPSSVDQSAITCTLSADGMLTLTGPKVSGGSESGRSDRNIPVTRDDKPNAASSS, from the exons ATGGATATTGCTATCCAACACCCCTGGTTCAGACGTGCCCTGGGCTCCTTCTATCCCGCCCGCCTCTTTGACCAGTTTTTTGGAGAGGGAATCTTTGACTACGACCTTTTCCCCTATGCTTCTTCTACTATCAGCCCCTATTACAGACATTCACTGTTCCGCAACATTTTGGATTCCTCCAACTCTGGCATATCTCAG GTGAGGTCTGACCGGGACAAGTTTACAGTCTACCTGGACGTCAAGCACTTTTCTCCCGAGGAGCTCAGTGTGAAGGTGACTGAAGACTATGTGGAGATCCAGGGAAAGCATGGAGAAAGACAG GATGACCATGGTTACATCGCTCGTGAGTTTCACCGCCGCTACCGCCTCCCCTCCAGTGTTGATCAATCAGCCATTACCTGCACCCTGTCAGCTGATGGCATGCTAACTCTGACCGGGCCCAAGGTCAGCGGAGGGAGTGAATCTGGTCGCAGTGATCGCAACATCCCTGTTACCCGTGATGACAAGCCCAATGCTGCCTCATCCTCCTAG